The genomic DNA TAACACTTGTATCGATTTCATGCGCCGCAAACGTTTCAATTTTGTATCAATTGACCAACCGATTACTAAACCCGGTGATGACGAGCAGTTTCTTGACATCGAAGACGAAGAGAATACTCCCGAATTAGCGTACATGCTGAATGAACGAAAAAAAGCTGTCGAAGATGCAATTGATGGGCTGCCTGATAATTATAAAATTATTATCAAGATGCGTCACGAAGATGAGATGGAGTATGCTGAGATTTCAAAAATGCTCAACATGCCTCTTGGTACTGTAAAAGCTCACCTTTTCAGGGCTAGAAAAATCTTACTTTCAACACTCAAGCAAAATAAATCTCTTTTTAGTGATTTTTAAAGATTTCCATAAACACATTTTCCGGCAATCAAAACAGCTTTTGCCGTTTGGTTGAATTTATTGTAAATCAAACTCCTCAAAAAATCTTCCGAATTAGCCGACAATTGTTTACTATCTAATTCAAAAATCGCTAAATCTGCATCTAATCCTATTTGAATTGCCCCAACTTTATCGGCGATATTCATGTTTTCAGCGGCACCTTTTGTACTCAAGTAAAAGGCATAGCTTGCAGAAATGTCATTTCCGTTTACATCTTTTGAAATATCGTAACTTTTAGATGTCTCAATGGCTTCCTTTGCTTCATTTAACATTGATAATGAATATCCGGCAGCTACATCAGTTCCAAGTCCGATTCTTAAATCAATTTTTTGGTAATCCACCAAGGGCATAATCCCACTCGAAAGATAACGATTCGATGTAGGGCAGTGGCATACTATACTTCCTGCATTTTGAATCATTGCGAGTTCGGCTTCTTCTAAATAAATGCAATGTGCAAGCAAAGTTTTATCAGTCAAAAGCCCCGTTTTGTCATAAATTTCAGTATATTTATCAAACTCAGGGTGCAATTTTTTCATTAACTCAAGTTCGGATTTGTTTTCCGCTAAGTGGGTTTGAATGAACAAGTCATTCGATTTTGCGAAATTTGCACAATAGCTCATAAGCTCTTTGGTGCAACTCCCCGCGTATCTGGGAGTGACAATGTAGCGCAACCTCTCTGTATTTGTGAGATGATATTTGTTGACCAAAAAGTCAATATCAGACTTAATATTTCCAAGAGCCGAAAAATAGCCCGCTTCATTCGGTAAATCAATCAATGAATTGCCGATAAAAGCTCTTATTCCAATGTCGGATGCCGTTTCAAATGCGATTGAAGTGGCATTTCGATGAATTGAGCAATACGTTACAATCGTTGTTGTCCCTAATGATAATGCTTCATTGAAAAATGAAACTGATTGTTCGCGAGCAAATTGTTCATCTGAAAATTTTGATTCGAGTGGAATAATGTAGTTGCTTAACCATGAAAGCAATGTTCCCTTTCCGATGCCAATTGCACTATACTGAGGCAGGTGTGAATGTAAGTCAATAAATCCCGGCGTGACAAGGCAATTGCTCAAATCAATCAACTTGTCACTGTCGCTCACCGCTTTTTCGGAGTAAGGTTCTATAGATTCTATTTTGCCTTGCTCATCAATTGTCAAGCAATAGTCACTCAAAAAGTCACATTTTTCATGATTGACAGGATTCAAAAAATTGCTTCTTAAGATTGTTTTCATTTCATTCTCGGCACAGAATTTGATTAAATAGTCTAATATGTAAAATTAAAAATAAGTTTCAAATATGTTCGGAAATATAGTAAAATATCTTAATTTGGCAATAATTTTTGTCCTAATCGGTGCAGTTGCCTTGTTGCTAAGCTCATTTATAGATAGGGTCTTCATTTCTCCGCCTGTTTCGGCATCTTTATCGGAGGATTTGAAAAACAACAAGCAGGAAGTGATTCAAATCAATATTTTGAATGCAACTGGAGAAGCCGGACTTGCAGCACGAGCTAAAGAATATTTGAGAGTTCGCGGATTCGATGTGGTCGAAATTGGGAATTATACTGAAAATCTTGAAAATAGTAAAATTATTGACCGGTTGGGAGACATCAATTCGGCTTACAAAGTTGCTTATGCAGTTGGAATTACCGATTCGCTCATCACATCGCAAATTGATTCGAGTCTGTTTCTGCGGTCTTCAATTATTCTCGGCAAGGATTTTGCATTACTCAAGCCATTCAAATAAAATTTTATCCAATCGCAAAACGTCATACGAATATGTTCAACTATTTTAAACGGTCATTTGTCAAAATTTGGTAAACCTCGTACTTCAAAAGGCTTAGCTACACTATGTGCTAAAATTGCAGACAGTAAGCTCGCCCATGATATCTTAATAATGAATCTCTCCGAAATTGATACAGCACCATCTGATTTTTTTGTGATTTGTACTTGCGATAGCGATGTGCAAGTTGATGCTGTTGTAAATGCTATCAACCGAACAATTAGAGAGTTAGGATTTGCAAAACCTGCTATGGAAGGAATGAATTCCAAAGAGTGGGTCATCCTTGATTTCTTCGATGTAGTGTGCCATGTGATGATTTCGCAATCTCGCAACTACTACAAACTCGAAAAACTTTGGGGCGACGCTGCATTTATGAAAATGAATGACGAAGGCGAACTTCGTGCTTTGAAAAAAGCTGATTTGTTAAGCGTAATAAGAGAGAAGGTCTTAGATTAGAAATGTTAAAAATTTATCTCAAAGAAATATTCAATAGTGCTATTCAGAAAATGGGTTTGGAAATTTCGGGCGAAATCATTATTGACATACCCAAAAATCCCGAACACGGCGATTTGTCCTGCAATGTTGCTATGCAATTTGCCAAACAATTGGGCATGAATCCGCGTCAATTAGCTGAAAAATTTATTGCTAACCTCGAGTACGACTCACAATTCATCGAGCGTGTTGATATTGCGGGTCCGGGATTCATCAATATCAAATTTACTCCCAAATTCATTACTTCATGTTTTAGTCAAATCGCTGAAATCCGCGATGATTACGGCAAAATCAAGTTAGAAACACCTAAAAAAATCAATGTCGAATACGTCAGTGCTAATCCTACAGGATTGTTACATCTCGGGCATGGCAGAAATGCCGTTATAGGCGATACTGTTGCTAATTTGTACGAATGGACAGGCAATGAAGTTACCCGCGAATACTATTTCAATAACGCCGGCAACCAAATGAATAATCTCGGGAAATCAATCTTTGCGAGATATATGCAAACAATCAAAGACCCAGATTATCCATTCCCGGATGATGGCTACCATGGTTTGTATATTACAGATATTGCACAAGTTTTGGCTTCCGAACTTGGCGATTCGCTCGCAATAGGCACTGAAAAAGATTATGAAATTTGCCGTAAACGCGGCGAAGAATGGTGCTTCGAACAAATTCTGAACACACTTAAACGATTGAAAATTAAACAAGATATATTTTTCAATGAAGACAGTTTATATACTGACGGCAAAATCGAAGAAGTGATTCAAGAATTCAAAGCTAAAGATTTGGCTTATGAAAAAGATGGGGCATTATGGCTCAAATTTACCGAGCTCGGACTCGAAAATGATAGAGTAATCGTGAAATCTTCAGGCGAACCCACTTATAGACTGCCGGATATTGCATATCACCGCGAGAAATTCCTTCGCGGATATGATTTGATTGTAGATGTATTTGGTGCCGACCATATCGCAACTGTGCCGGATGTATTAGCAGGTGTAAAGGCTTTAGGCTTTGATAATGAAAAAGTTAAGGTATTGATTCACCAGTTTGTGACTCTTACGGAAAATGGCGAACAAGTCAAAATGTCCAAACGCACCGGCAAAAGTTACACCTTAGACGAACTCTTAGATGAAGTGGGCGAGGACGTAGTGAGGTTTTTCTTCATCATGAGAGGTATTTCTACCCATCTTGAATTCGATTTGTCCCTTGCTAAGGAACAAAGCGAGAAAAACCCTGTGTTTTATTTGCAATATGCTCATGCTCGAATCACTTCAATAATTGACAAAGCGGAATTTACCGCAGATAGCGAGATTAGATACGAACTCTTAACACACGAAGCGGAACAAAAGCTAATCAAAGAGCTTCTCCGATTCCCTGAAATTTTAAGTGCAGCAGCGGCAAAATTCGAACCACAGCTTTTAGCTGAATATCTGCGTGAAGTATCTTCAGCATTCCATGTCTTTTACCATGAATGCAGAATTTTGAATACCGAAAATGACATCATGAATGCCCGATTGGAATTAGCAAAAATGACAAAGCAAGTAATCAAAAACGGGCTTCAAATACTCGGAATTTCAGCACCCGACAGAATGTAATATTAAATAAATGGAAAAAATAATGTTTGAACCTTTGATGCCACAAAAGCATTCTTACAAAATCGAACTCGAACCCGGTGAATACTTATGGTGTGCCTGTGGCAAGTCCGAAAATCAACCTTTTTGCGATGGCTCTCACAAAGGAACCGGATGCAATCCTGTTAAGTTTGAAATTACAGTAAAGAAAGTCTATTCAATTTGCGGTTGCAAACGTTCAGAAAAGAACGCCTTTTGCGATGGGACTCACAAATTATTATAATTTGGCACTGGCGTCATGAGCTTATGTTATTTAATTGCAATGGCTTACGCCTTCCACTTAATGTTGCATCCTATGCTTGGAATTTGCATTTCAATTTCATGACTACCAGATAAAACTGCATCAACAGCATTTGATAAGTCTATGCCAGTCACAGGAACATCATTACCGGGACGCGACGCATCGAATTGCCCATGATAGCGTAACTTCAAATCAGAATCAAACACGTAAATATCAGGCGTACAGACTGCTTTGTATGCTTTGGCAATTTCTTGAGTTTCATCATACAAATATGCGAACTCAAAGCCATATTTTTCGGCTGTTATGACCATATTTTCCGGGGAATCCGCAGGATAGTTAATCACATCATTAGGGTTGATTCCAATGACTGATACGCCATTTGAAATGAATTTGCTTGAAAGTTCGGAAAGTTTATCGGCTATATGAATTACAAAGGGGCAATGATTGCAAATAAACATAACAACGGTGGCTTTTGGTGATTTCAAATCTTGTAGTGATTGCTTTTGTTGCAGTATAGGATTCAATAATTCAAAATCCGGAGCTTTAAAGCCCATTGGTAAATTTAGAGATTCAGTTCTTGCCATCTTATCCTCAATTATTATAAACAATCTAAGCTTAGTTTCGTCTAATTAACGTAATATCCTAATTATAAATTGCAAAAAGAAAATGAATCAAACCGGAATTTTAATTTTTGTATCTGTTATACTATTGATTTTTGTAGCTTTCGACACATATTTTTTGGTCAAATGGAAAAAATTAGTTGCCATTCGTCAATGGAAAAAGCTCTATTTCCATATTCCTCTTATCATATCCATCATAATGCTATTGCTTTTCACATATGTGACATATGGAAGAGTGCTATCAGATGAAAAAAGCACAAACATCAACGTTGCTTTTATGATTACAAGTATTTGGTATTTACCAAAAATAATCATTGTGCCAATTATGTTCTTCTGGGACACTATCAGGTCATTTTATAAATTACTGAGAAACCTATTCACAAAAAAAACTGTAAAATCAGA from Candidatus Kapaibacterium sp. includes the following:
- a CDS encoding sigma-70 family RNA polymerase sigma factor, producing the protein MNINNLNNTNDLIEDFAIISQILAGDSNLFAKLVSKYSRVVKSLIRKMIRDEDDIDDLTQETFIKAYKALSSFKEGFSFSSWIYRIASNTCIDFMRRKRFNFVSIDQPITKPGDDEQFLDIEDEENTPELAYMLNERKKAVEDAIDGLPDNYKIIIKMRHEDEMEYAEISKMLNMPLGTVKAHLFRARKILLSTLKQNKSLFSDF
- a CDS encoding amidohydrolase family protein; translated protein: MKTILRSNFLNPVNHEKCDFLSDYCLTIDEQGKIESIEPYSEKAVSDSDKLIDLSNCLVTPGFIDLHSHLPQYSAIGIGKGTLLSWLSNYIIPLESKFSDEQFAREQSVSFFNEALSLGTTTIVTYCSIHRNATSIAFETASDIGIRAFIGNSLIDLPNEAGYFSALGNIKSDIDFLVNKYHLTNTERLRYIVTPRYAGSCTKELMSYCANFAKSNDLFIQTHLAENKSELELMKKLHPEFDKYTEIYDKTGLLTDKTLLAHCIYLEEAELAMIQNAGSIVCHCPTSNRYLSSGIMPLVDYQKIDLRIGLGTDVAAGYSLSMLNEAKEAIETSKSYDISKDVNGNDISASYAFYLSTKGAAENMNIADKVGAIQIGLDADLAIFELDSKQLSANSEDFLRSLIYNKFNQTAKAVLIAGKCVYGNL
- a CDS encoding LytR C-terminal domain-containing protein, yielding MFGNIVKYLNLAIIFVLIGAVALLLSSFIDRVFISPPVSASLSEDLKNNKQEVIQINILNATGEAGLAARAKEYLRVRGFDVVEIGNYTENLENSKIIDRLGDINSAYKVAYAVGITDSLITSQIDSSLFLRSSIILGKDFALLKPFK
- the rsfS gene encoding ribosome silencing factor; this translates as MSKFGKPRTSKGLATLCAKIADSKLAHDILIMNLSEIDTAPSDFFVICTCDSDVQVDAVVNAINRTIRELGFAKPAMEGMNSKEWVILDFFDVVCHVMISQSRNYYKLEKLWGDAAFMKMNDEGELRALKKADLLSVIREKVLD
- the argS gene encoding arginine--tRNA ligase; translated protein: MLKIYLKEIFNSAIQKMGLEISGEIIIDIPKNPEHGDLSCNVAMQFAKQLGMNPRQLAEKFIANLEYDSQFIERVDIAGPGFINIKFTPKFITSCFSQIAEIRDDYGKIKLETPKKINVEYVSANPTGLLHLGHGRNAVIGDTVANLYEWTGNEVTREYYFNNAGNQMNNLGKSIFARYMQTIKDPDYPFPDDGYHGLYITDIAQVLASELGDSLAIGTEKDYEICRKRGEEWCFEQILNTLKRLKIKQDIFFNEDSLYTDGKIEEVIQEFKAKDLAYEKDGALWLKFTELGLENDRVIVKSSGEPTYRLPDIAYHREKFLRGYDLIVDVFGADHIATVPDVLAGVKALGFDNEKVKVLIHQFVTLTENGEQVKMSKRTGKSYTLDELLDEVGEDVVRFFFIMRGISTHLEFDLSLAKEQSEKNPVFYLQYAHARITSIIDKAEFTADSEIRYELLTHEAEQKLIKELLRFPEILSAAAAKFEPQLLAEYLREVSSAFHVFYHECRILNTENDIMNARLELAKMTKQVIKNGLQILGISAPDRM
- a CDS encoding CDGSH iron-sulfur domain-containing protein; its protein translation is MFEPLMPQKHSYKIELEPGEYLWCACGKSENQPFCDGSHKGTGCNPVKFEITVKKVYSICGCKRSEKNAFCDGTHKLL
- a CDS encoding thioredoxin family protein, whose amino-acid sequence is MARTESLNLPMGFKAPDFELLNPILQQKQSLQDLKSPKATVVMFICNHCPFVIHIADKLSELSSKFISNGVSVIGINPNDVINYPADSPENMVITAEKYGFEFAYLYDETQEIAKAYKAVCTPDIYVFDSDLKLRYHGQFDASRPGNDVPVTGIDLSNAVDAVLSGSHEIEMQIPSIGCNIKWKA